The Pagrus major chromosome 5, Pma_NU_1.0 genomic sequence ATTGTCTCACTCTGAGAGGTGAACATGATTACAAATTATAATCTGGAACAAGTCGGGTGGAGCGAACAGATGCAGCGCACCTCATGTTTCCtgcattattatgttttattctttagACTTTATTATCTCGTATTGCTGTCTCGTTACATTTATCAAAAACAAAGCTTTTGGCTAATCTGTCATCACGTCCTGCCAGTTTGGATTGTTGAAGACGTGGAGTGGTTTCCATTTTCGTGTTCACAGCAGGGGGTCCTTTCTCTGCTTTCTAATGTGGAGCTTCCACTAATGGGGAACAATAAATTGGCTCATTGTGTATGgcacactttattttgaatataattGGAGACTATCCACTTGCTAATTAGGCTAATTTCTAAGTTGTCATTATGCAAATCTCTTGGAAATAAATTTACACAAGGCTCAAAGTTTTCAACAAATGCCAATTGTGCGTAAGAATTTATAGAAACGCACAAGTAAAAAGTAGTAAATGCAGAAAAGGCTTCTTTTTAAAGTCTAAAGGACGTGACAGACGGCTTAAATCTATTACAAGAGATGGGagatttaattttaaaagcAACTTTGTGAATCTTGAAAAGCTGGGCGTCTCATTTCTTCTGCCTCTAAGCCGGCTCTTCTTATTGCAGGGTCAGAGAAGAGAAGTCAGAGCAGCTTTTAGACCATATTGAGTTTTGTGATTTCTCCTTTGCTCCTCCTTCTGCTTCAATATTGGACCAACTGTTGGGATTTGTATTTGTGGACATGCCAACATAAACCAAGTAATCCTGCTTTCAGTAATACATCTCACAGAAGTCAAAAGGGCCAAAGATGTTCTTGGGAAATGAAAACTTGTAATCTTGGCATCAAGATTCTTCTTCTGTCACTCATCTTGTTATTTCTAACATCAGACTTTAGAACATCTGGAATGGCCTGAgtttaaaaatttaaatgcacatttaagagaatattaaaaaatacaaaaacactgttAACTTCTTTAACTGTTGGATTTGTGTCTTGTTTCTGCAGATAATGATGTGATAAAGACTGAGCAGACCAATGAGGAGCTCATCGTTCCTGACCCCGCATCGACTACTGCAGAGGATCTGCAGCCAGTATCGGTCAAGGAGCACAAACCAGGCAGAAAGAGCAACTGCAGACCAGGTGAAGAGTCCGAAAGTGACTTTGAGTCCGATCCTCCTTCGCCAAAAAGCAGCGAGGAGGAAGAGCCGGAGGAGGAAGAAGGCCTGAACAGTGAGCACGGTGAAGACACTGAGCCAGAGAATTTAGGACAGAGGCCTCTGCTGATGGACTctgaagaagagggagaggaggatgaagacaaGCACAGCTCTGACTCAGACTACGATCCCAGCAGGGTCAAGAGTCGCTCGAGGAAAGCTCTTGCTGCTAAAGCAGCTGCCAGGAGGAGTCCTGAGGAGGATTCTGGCATGACTCTGATAACTCCTCCAGAGTCACCCAGTAAAGTGAGAGCTGCTCCAGATGTGGatgatgtggatgtttttggTGCTGTTCCTTTCCTTGGAGGGGCCTCGCCTGTCCAGCCTCCAGAAAGCACAGACATTTTTGCCAAAGCGCCTTTCAGGCAAGTCAGCCATGAGGAGAGAGCTGCAGATGAGTTTGATGTTTTTACCAAAGCGCCATTCAGCCGGAACCTCTCCAAGTCGGGCAAGAGTGGCAGCGATGTTCCCATGGGCCAAACACCACCCGTTTCCCCTGAGGGCATTGACATCTTCGGCTTCTCTCCCTTTCAGCCAGGCCCCACTGACCCACCTCCCACCACCTCTAGAAGTGCAGAAGATATCTTCCGGACGTCTTATGAGGAGTCAGCCAGCCCTCAGCAACAGAGACTGAAGCAGCGCAGCCTCCAGAAGCTGTCGTCACGCCAGAGAAAGACCAAGCAGGAGGCCTCGGCATGCGGCAGCAACGGCAAACGGCACCACGGTACACCGACTGGAGGCCGAAAGACCAACAAGCCAACTTACCGCACACCTGAGCGAGTTCGCAGGCACAAGAAGGTTGGGAGGAGGGACTCACAGAGCAGCAACGAGTTCCTTAGCACCTCTGACTCTAAAGAGAACATCAGTGTTGATATAACCATGGCTGAAGGGAAAGACAAAGGAGCATCTCTGCCGGTAGAAGAAGCTCTTTTAGACCCGTTTGGAGCCAAACCCTTCCATCCTCCGGACGGCAGCCGGCACGGTCAGTATCAAGGACTCGCTGATAGCAAGAGCGACATGAGCACAGCCAATGGCAAGTCCTGGACGGGTTCTCTTCACAGTGCTCTCGGAGAAAGCAGAATCATGGATGATTTCGGGGCGGTGCCCTTCACAGAAATGGTTGTCCACAGTGgacctcagcagcagcagcagcagcagcagcagcagccaccgcCACCGCCCTCACAGCCGCTGGAGCTCGACCCGTTCGGAGCTGCACCTTTTCCCACGAAGCAGTGACTTTTGTTGCATCTTCCCACTTTGCCAGTTGCTGTTAAATAACCCTTGAGCATTTTTTCTTTGGCTTGGAACCAATCAAGaaacaacaagctaacaatGTCCtaactcttctttttttttttaaaagaaccTTTTAATACACCTAAATCCTGTGGAGTGTGAGTGATGTTTCCACATATCTTTCAGCTGTATCTGTTTGCTGAGAAGCCTTTAATGCTGCAACGCTTGTAAAAACTGGGAGAAATGGAAAACCCACTCGAAAAATTGTAATGTGATTTTAAGCTTAGCGTTTGACCGCTTGACTTGCTGCAAAAAGCTATATGGCCTGCCTTCTGATCtaccaatatgtttttttttagcaccaCAAAGCCTTACCTGAGCTGGGCTCTGCCTTGCTGCACAGTACCTCGGAAACCACGGCACAATCGGCCTGCGTTGGCCTTTCGTGTCGGTGGAATTGTTTGGGAGTTGACCTTAACCACTTTGTTTTGTCCTTGTTAGACCTTCTCTATGCATAATTTCACAGTAGTCTTTACGCAGCCAAATGTGACTGTCAATTATGTTGCATTACACTTTGAATACTAGAAGGGATCGATTTATATAGTTCTTCCTGAAAGAAGTTTGATTTGTTAATTGGGTCAGGTTGAAATTTAGGCTCTTAACTGTTTTCGTTTTCTCTAGCAGTAAACTCTTTGTAAGTATCGTTAACTTTCTTTTGTATTAAGTTACAACTCAGCACATTCTGTTAGAAATAAGGacgaaataaaacacaaagccaCATTAGATCACTAGTCTAGGTTTGTGTTTTAGAAGTTTGACCCGTACAGAAGCCCCACAAGCTGTAGCGCTAATTTCTAAGCTCCTAAAATTAGCTGTCAGAAAAGTTTCTGAATAATTTACGCTTAAAAATAAATGGGAATTGCAGCTCTagttaaaggataaggctggtGGTATtccatatattttattattgtcaaCAAAACCCCAGACTATGATCAGCAATGTTAGGCCATCTCTCAATACTGTCTGACTTCCCTTCCCTGCCTGGGGCTCTCAGCCTCAGGCCCATTGGTTGCtactgaaaacataaatcagttcaggaacagtttgacattttgcaaaaCATACCAATTCACTTTATTGTTGGGAGATGGCAGACAAGAAATGGTTTAACTCACAATCCACTCTAAGACCACAACAATAAACaagatttaattaattttgtacctttggacagagccaggcttgcttttttccccctgcttGTGGTCCTTATGCTTAGTTAAGCACAACTGCCTGCTGTCTATGGCTTCATATCTAAAGGGTAGATGTGAGACAGGTATCTATCTTTTcaaactcttggcaagaaagtgtatgtttttttttctccccaaaaTGTCATAAACTAttccttttaaaaacagatgacagATACATATTTtcacttacaaaaaaaaaaggcttggTAGTTTCCTTAAACATCTGGTCACTGTAGTTTTCATTGACCATTACCCAAACAGCAggaaaaagttattttgttagggactattttcagctgcggattTATCCACATTTCGTGCCTTAATGAGCATTTCTTGCAGCGGATGAGTGCATGTCCAACTGAGTCACTTTAGACTACACTGTGTATGTTCATGgcaatgaaggaacatgtcacccagtgcgGCTCATCGATGCGTTTATAATAGTTTATGGCCAAAAATGCAGCTGCAGTAATTCCTCggtggcacagaggaataagattATCAGCCTTCGATACACACAATACTTTACTTACGGTTTTGGTCTTTTCCATGttatttgttgacaataacaacaatatggAGTATCACCAGTTATTCTTTAACACACGTCTTTCCACTACAGAATGTGAATTGGCATGTTCATAAAGGGAATAACCATTCAAGGAGAAATCTGTGATATGAAATCAGGTCATTTGTCTTCATGAACCCATTTTTCAGCGCTGAACTCTTCCATGAACCAGTTCTCTGTGTGCTCTACATTGACCGCCTTAAGCACTGCATATACCTTCACGACCATTGGCACATTTGTTTGAATTCAACCTGCaggtttctgtgttttcaccGGTGGAACCATTTGATACAACTactttccatctttttttcacAAGGGTAAATCTTATATTGTATTTATCATGCTATACTGCTGTTTGATGCAATAAAAAAAGTCATCTCAGTGAGGTGGATGCTGTTAAGTGGAATCTAAAACAATGCGGATATACACTTTTTGAACATGgttgattttatttaaagtcaAGTTCAGCAGTTTGATCGCTCAGGTATGAAAAGTCAAGATACAAAATTTCCACTGCTACAAAATGGGTCTtagacacacagctgatgtcTCTCAGAGCTTATCAAAGACTAAATGTTTTAGAGAAACCGTTACAGACAGTACAAAGCAGGTTCATGGTGAATAATTtaaatacagaacaacaaaaataatctgaaattGTAACACCACAGAACATTTGACTCAGTCTacaacttaaaaacattaaatatcacacaaacaacaaatgacTTTCATCCCAAAATGAGACCGCTACCTGTTGTAATTCATTGATTACAATAAAATTGCAAATGGGACATGCATTAATATGTTAAGCATTAAGACTCTTTGCTTACTAAACTCTAACATTTGGTAGaatttaaaactttacatttttgaagTTTCAAGCAATTCGGTTAAGGTTTTTTTCCAACATGGATGTGTTGCATTTTGGaatgaagacattaaaacacaaaacaacagttgACTTTTAACATTGCACATCACCCTATATGAGCTGAAGAAAAAGTATTGTGGGTTCTCGTGTCTGAAAATGCTGAAGATTCTCTCGGCGGTTTAAGCAGAGAAAGCAATCTTTAAATCAAGAGTCTGCAaagtgcagaaacaagctgcAGTTGTAATGTGAACTGCAATGCATGTGGATAAAGAGTGCTGAAAGTGCTTGAAtctttaaatacaataaaactgtGTCCCAATTTCAAACTAACTTTAACTTGACAGCGATTACAGTAAACCTAAAAATGCCCCCATGTAGAATAAATCAATTGATTGATTTGATGGCCATGCTACATCTTGACACAAAGTACAAAACATGATGTAGTCCTTGGAAATTAAGTTTCTATGTTGTCACTCCCTGCTCACGTTTCATTCTCTGAATATACAATCAAAGTGCCTGTAGAAAGACACGCTTCTTCCCCCCCCCACAGTCTTGTGCCTGTGCAGTGCTTCAACACTGATACATACAATATACAAGCTGCTTAGTAATGCACTCTCAACATTACCTCATATCGTAGACATCAGTTTCAGTTCAAAGTTTAGAATTGGGACACAGTTTTAAGGGGTACAAGTCTCACTAGCAGCCCCTAGAGGCTGAGTTGCTCCTCTACACCCAAAATCTCATCACTCATCCTTTTGCTACGCCTTAACCTTTACTAGTTACAGCtgaaaataatacagtaaaGATGTGAGGGAGAGAATTTACAATAAACCAATAGTTTGTAATAAACTGTACTTAAATATGTGTCAGTTTAAACGCAGAcacaacataaaaagaaaaaaatcatcaagTCCCGGAGCATGACATACTAACACATCTGCAGTCTTCATAGTACCTGTATTTAAAGTAAATGCATTTGATCATCCTGGgactgaaacactgtgtgtCTTACTCAGCAgcaacaaactgaaaacactAATGCTGCACACACtgaatgacaaaatgacaaagtaAGATAAAGTGATGAAGATAACATGTTAAGCAGTTGCTCTGTCtctttggtttttctatctAAACATGAATTGTGCTGAAAGATGCTTGTtagtttttgcttgtttttggaACTTTCCTCACAGTTTCACCACAAACAACTTTGAATTGTTTGGaagtaaaagaagaaatgaTTGGGCTCAGCAGATCTTAACACTGAACAAACAGATTTGTttactcacatacacacatactttTAGCATTACTGTGCAGAGTGGTGACATCAATAcctaaaacatttttcatttttcccttttaaggtcagtttacGTGAGTACTTAATGAAGGAAGCCAAAAGTTAATTAAATTTAACAAGAGCTACATGGTGTTTCATTAACAGGCACTTACAGTAATGTGTGATCTCTTGCCAACCTTGGAGATTTGAGCCAGTTTTGAAATGAAAGCTGCTTTTACAGTGTTGGAGATATTCTAGTTTGACTGCAgaatttctgtgttttgttggcGGCAATGTGGTAAAAATTAGATTGAACCACTGCGACTGTTTACCTACAATCACTCAAGAGGTCCTGTTTTATCTAAACAACACACACTCGTCACATGTCACCTCTCATCCTGGAGGTCACAGGTCTGATTCCTGTTTACAGAGATTCACAGGTCAGGTGGACTGAAGACACTTGCAGGTAAGAATGTGTCCGACTGTGCTGACACTGAGATGGACTGATGGCCTGTCCCTTATGTCTCCCTGTCTTCCACCTGTGCATTCTGGAACACACTGCAGCTGTTCACCATcctaaacacagaaaaaaacaggtttaaacaATGACAGAATAATTAAAGAATTACATTTATcgtaacatgttttttttctttttctatgcCCTTTAACATCTCAGTCATTTTTACCCTTATTTAAATCTTCACAGCCTGGAGAACAACTGGAGGCTTAACGTTATATAGCTTTAGAGTAAAGTGCAGCTTACAGTTTAACAGAGCCGAGGCGCGCAGAGCAGCGTCCTAGACGTGTTGGGGGGTGTTTGGGCAGGGCTGGCTGTGTCTGTACGCCATGATGAAGCATGATGACTGGTGCCACCAGTAAAAcatcagcaccagcagcaggtgCCACACCTGGTGACTGGAGCCCAGGTAGTTCAGTtgacctgcagcagcaggaaataaaaaacagttaagGACGCATGCTGGAGGATCATTTGTGATTTGGAATATAACACTGTTGCTTTTCAGAAGAAGACATACTTTATTTAGAACCTTAAATTTCATAACTGAGTTTAAGACTTGAGCATTAGAATGATTCAATTAAGCGTTTATCATGACAATGTTATTTCAGGTCATTTGTCCAGATGTTTTGTGGAACCGGATCTGGAAAATACCAGATCGAtatctctcgctctctcactcacacactcttcaGCTCTAAAGATGCCTGAAATGTGACAATGATGAAGAAACATGCTtaaagtttatattttaaaaccaCAAGAAACAAATACTGAAACATTGTTTATCAAGCTCACAGCTGTTTAAGACACCATTTcctccaaaaataaaattacatttcactgGTTAGTATTATAATGTTGATCACTTCTGACCAACGATGGAGCTTTAAGCTGTTCAGACAGTAACATTTCAAATGACATGGAAAGTACAGAGTGAGTAGCTCTGAAGAACAGTGGAAATCAAAAAGCGGTCTCACCTGGGAAGTAGCGTTCAGGTACTTTTGAAACGTAGAAAATGAGAGCTAATGCAGCGATGAAATACATCCCCAGGATTCGAGGAACAAAAGCCTGAGGAGAAGAAATATTTATTCAACTGATGTGTGGAGAAGAATTAACAGCAGCTACGagacaacaacaactaaaaacAACGAGTCCTATCCCTGCTGAGTGAGTTATTAgaataaatgacaaagacaattATTAGAACGGCGTGGTTCAGCACCATGTTGTCTGAGTCAAACTACTGGCAAGATCTTTATGACGCAGACTGATACTAAATCTGTGAGGAAAACTTGACAAGAAAACTGCGCAAATAATCTGGCATCAGGAAGAATTTAAGCAGATTACCCATTCctctataaaaaaaatgttcagcagTTTAACTGAAAATATTAAAGCTTCACACAGCTCAACATCAAATGTAACCACTCATATAAacccagaacatcataattaatattTCCTAACCTGGACGAGCTCTGAGGAGAAGCCTCCGGTGAGGCAGATCCAGTGGATGGTGGGGATGAGGCCGTATCCGGTCACCGAGCAGAAGATGAGCGAGCGCAGCTGCTTCCACTGCTTGCTGAGGTAATGAGGGTGGATCTGAGCGAAAAAGATGGCCAGGATCATGGCCAGGACCGTCACCAGGTACACCTGCCGCCAGTACTGCGGGGACAGGAAGGGCAGAGGTTAAATCACACcatccacacagaaacacacactccctccctGTTTACAGTGACACACGGACATCTCACTGCGACTTCTTACATTTCGTACATTTCTGTTCCATCTACAGGTTTCTGCAGGGTCCCTGgaggattaaaaaaatattatcttACACATAAATGCAGTCAAACTAAAACCTTTCAGACATACAAGAAAATGCATTTGAGACCTTTAAAAAAGAATTGATGCGTTAAGAGTAGAAACAACCGTGCTACATACAACATACTGTGATTGCATGTTTTGCATACTGGACTGCTGACCCTGTTCTGTAATCAACTTATGAGTGGGCAtgcaacacagagaaacacacaaatacatgaggagaaaacattttgtacttttctcCACCGCACTGATTCTTGAattcagcttcttttttttttagtggttAAACAACTATTAATCAATTCACAGAATGGTGTCATTCATCCATCACAAATGCCAAATGTTTGCtcattccagcttctcaaatgtgaagatttgctgcctTATTTATATCTTTGGGTTTCAGACAGCGAGTAGAAAAACTACATAAAGATTTGGTCTCTGGGAAATGGCGATGAgcatttttctgtgttatttttttggtcattttcagtttttcccactttttttttttaaattaacaccTCAGGTTTTCTGATCTCCACCATTTCATGTATGTCTTTATATAATTTGCATACGATGATATAACAAACttcctgaaacaaaaaaaaaaagtgaacgACTATACATGTGCTAAAAACGGTTTCCAACTGTGTTGCTAACATATTTATGATCATAATCCAAACATACAGTCGTCACTGCTACTTAAACTTCTATAAGTAAGTGTGCACAGTCTGGACAGCCACGTCTCAGTCCCTTCTGTCCATTTGTGTGGATGTAGGCCTCCGTCCAGTCACACGTCCTCATGTAACGAGTCCTGCTGAATTTCACAGTGAATAAATTTGCACCAGGAACAAGGCCCCGCTCGGCTCCAGCCAATTTTTTTAAGCTCGTCTCCTAGCAGACACCATGTTCTCTCCTCCAAATCTGCATTTCTAAAACACTCTTGATGAGACAAGAGTTTGAATGgctaaatataaaaaaatcagtttttctttAGGGACTTGGCTTGCCACAGGAGTGGAGCCACCCAGAAGCGGAGCCCTAGTCTTGGCAAGGACGGGGGGCCCCTTCGCTGAGACAGCTCCCAGACTTGCGAACGTCATATGGTGGGGAACAGGAGTGACGGACTGCTCCGTGAACGCAGCCATCTGGTTTGGGCTGGAGCAGATTTCAGCTGCGTTCTGGGGGCAAAATAACCCGGCGCTTCCAATATGCGGGGGAAAGCGAACAGTAAGGAGCACAGCCAAATACTTcaggagtaaaaaaataaaaaaataactaaaaaatgAGAAGCAAccaggaagggaaaaaaaaataacatggtTGTGGGCGGCTGGAATAAGGAACTGAACAGGCTTGTGTCATCAGAGGCTGTTTTCCAAACGGCGAGCGCAGCAAAGGTGTCGTGTTGCTTATTCACCAGGAACAATGAGTCAATGAGCAGAGCCAGACTGTGGGCTCCTCTTCAGCTTTATTCAATTACTGCCTCTCAGGTCCAGGATATGAGCTCAGAGCCTCTGGGGAGGACTGACGTTAAATCTGTGATATGTGCAGGGAAGCTcacataaacatatttacattatCTATAATGTGCATGCCCAAAGTGACATATTTAGATGGCTTAGTTCGTCCAACCAACGATCCCCAACCCAAAGACTCATTTACAATCAtaaatggcaaagaaaagcagcaaatccttacattttaaGAAGCTCCAACCAGCAACTGCTTGacatttttgattgaaaaatataaaaaaatgtgtcagttatcaaaatagGTGGCAATTAATCTTCTTTCAGACCAATAATCCATGCAGCTCTATTTGGTATCAACTAAAATGTGTCTGTTCTGTAGCATCAATGTTAAAAAACTGTTGGCTACCAAAATATCTCATCAGATCCATAATCatttttagtcattatttgATTAGATTGTTTCAACTTCTTTAAAAGTTTATtcatgaaacaggaagtagcAGTCTGACAAATTAAGTCCAGTTACTCTGTGTCTCTAAAGCTTTCAGACAGATCTCATGGATGAGATTGATGCAGATGTTAAGGGTGTGGGCAAGTTACTAATATATCAACtctattactactattactactcTATTGTcctaaaaaacatgatttcacTGCTCCAGCTACCATAGTGTCTGGCAGGGTGGACACATCAGTCAAGTTAGTGATTGGTGAAAGCGAAACAAACTAAACCCAAAGAAACAGGCTACCAGGAACACAACGTTGGGCTGAAATCAGGCTGAATATCAAGATAATCAGTTGTGTTTAGACAAAATGTGACATGTCACAATTTGGCTTATTTTATTATATCAATAAAAGAAGCCAAATGTTTTCATATATGAGTACATAACTTATCAAATGTAGTAATGTTCTGGTATTGGTACTACAGATTTATTgtttcacaagaaaacaaaagtcagagCCGAAGTGGCCTGACGGATTTTCTCTGAGATCATGGAAGAGCAAGGAGAAGATATATTAAGAgaagcagataaaagaaagtAGTGTGGAGGACAGGGGAGATATATGGAAACAGAATATGAAACAGTGGAACAGTTTGTTGTCTGTGAACTTGAAGAATAAGCCATTCACGATTAAACCGAGCCGAAGCAAAATTGAGTcatggaggatttttttttaaggatttaaaCCGATGTTCTGGATGCAACTCCAGAGAGAGTCTGTGGTGCCGCATGAATAGATAAGGGTTTAGCTGACAAAGCAAGTGACTAATCTGGTTGGGGTGTTTAACTTTGACCTTGCTTATGAATTTACAGCCTTATTCTTTTTCTGTTGAATCCCTAACTGAGaaaatttgttcatttttgcaGTAGTCTTGGCAGACGAAAACACAGTGGCACATTAAACCTGTTAAATTAAAGTCAAGCTCAGCTTTTTTTAATCCATTGCacaaatattaaatgtaatactGATAATATTGtggcaaacacaaaaaagcTAAATTGAAATGAAACTTGCATGTGACCAGACATTGCTTAAGTACAATGTTTGTTCAAGTGCAACTTctgtatttaattatttattttaacttcctcgtctcctgattttatttttgaccaTCCTTTTGTCTCCACGCACTTTGACATTATTATTTCAGGTGTATATAGTTTttagtacattttatttttatttctacattgCTTCATTTGTTTCAGTTATGTACAATGCCTCTGTTCTTGCTGCTTAGATACCTTAATCTCCCTGCATGAATAAAGTCTAACTTATCTGATCTAATGCATTGAAGGGTGAAGTAGCCGGTGAATTTCACTATCCTCGCTGTCAACATAAAGGGAACAAAATCACTACCATTGGCATAAGTCAGTCATAGAAGTGGACTGCAGGCTGAGGATGAACTTACATTGTTGCAGTAGAAGGTGTAGAAGACTCCGGGGACGTAGCAGCCCAGGATGCCGATGGAAACTCCAGCATAGTCCAGCGCCATCCAGCGGCGGCTGGTCTTCTCCGAGCGGTGGCAACAGAACAGGTGATAACCCACCGAACACAGCATGCACAGCTGAAGATGGAGACATCCAGAGGAGAGTCGGGCATTACAACGGCAAGTGATGTGATACGCACAGCGAGATAACAAGTAGaaaaatatttatgatttaaagaGAGGTGTCCTAACCGTTTCCTCTCAAAATTAAGCCTTTTTTAATAgactctgatttttttttaattggactTGAAGACTCTGCTTGTCAAGCCTGGTCCAGCCAACTGCTGgactgattatttttcatttgttgacaataactgCCAATATTTTGGATAAGGTCTAATGTCCTTCTGTAGCCACTCAGATTAAGGTAACACCATGCAGTTGCCACATATTCAGTTTCCAAGATATTTGGCTAATTTGAAATCACCACATTGCTCAACACAAGGAGAAAGCTTGTTGTAATTGAGCCTGAAACATATTACATAATGTATAATGAGCCCTGCCTAGGTAAAATTGGCTAAATATAAagatgacagacagaaacagacctGGAATAACTCGCAGTGAATCCTCATGACTTCTTATTAGAAGTGAAATTGTGAGTTTCGTCTCAAAGAGTGAACATGTATGAGTTGATGCTTTGTCATTAGAAAGATACTTAAATGTGAAATCTGTAACTTAAAccagataaataaaacaatttgtaaTGTATAACC encodes the following:
- the paqr3a gene encoding progestin and adipoQ receptor family member 3a, which encodes MRSSYYKPQNGTNCTYTKLKASGLTKADSSGSAMPQKPQKSAQTSHYIELGGYQYWPVLVPRGIRLYTYEQIPVFLRENPYITDGYRAYLPSRLCIKSLFILSNETVNIWSHLLGFLLFFCVGVYNMALVLPAVGASREDYVIYSIGLFCFQLCMLCSVGYHLFCCHRSEKTSRRWMALDYAGVSIGILGCYVPGVFYTFYCNNYWRQVYLVTVLAMILAIFFAQIHPHYLSKQWKQLRSLIFCSVTGYGLIPTIHWICLTGGFSSELVQAFVPRILGMYFIAALALIFYVSKVPERYFPGQLNYLGSSHQVWHLLLVLMFYWWHQSSCFIMAYRHSQPCPNTPQHV